In a genomic window of Primulina huaijiensis isolate GDHJ02 chromosome 10, ASM1229523v2, whole genome shotgun sequence:
- the LOC140985624 gene encoding F-box/kelch-repeat protein At3g06240-like, whose amino-acid sequence MNPTTPILINQPSEIIINILSRLPIRTILSCRCVCKRLFDLLSTPEFAESHLSLSTHGLLIGQLGRNHDDTCQIFEFVDEFELQHHNLHYNEVMKFDPRVSIGFSDGKLLISGSVNGILCLLGEESKLYDVLYLCNPITREHIALPRIEGTVEYPDISEYGFGVSRISGQYKVLRNVRRRSQDRQAAPDSTTQKYECLVYTVGTRSWRKIQPGKPFGHFHSSFSLFLNGNLHGFRNSENYSNMLISCFDLETESFKPFPPPPPPLDSPGFGTLGILDDCLCYIDNSSQDVDILVIWMMKEYGVKESWTKQLVIEAGGFVGLFYESIYPVKVFKDGDILFNYQNVELFYFSKKTKTCEELDFVNQDERGRIEAIPHNSSFLSLKSFDGENVELFS is encoded by the coding sequence ATGAATCCAACGACTCCAATCTTGATTAATCAACCATCAGAAATCATCATCAATATTCTCTCAAGGCTTCCCATCCGAACCATCCTAAGCTGCAGATGCGTTTGCAAGCGATTATTCGACCTACTCTCTACTCCCGAGTTTGCAGAATCCCATCTTTCTTTATCAACCCATGGCCTACTTATAGGTCAACTTGGTAGGAACCATGATGATACATGCCAAATATTCGAATTTGTAGATGAATTCGAGCTTCAACACCACAATCTTCACTACAATGAGGTAATGAAATTTGACCCCAGAGTGTCTATTGGTTTCTCTGATGGCAAATTACTAATCAGCGGTTCGGTGAATGGTATTCTTTGTCTGTTGGGAGAAGAAAGCAAACTGTATGATGTTCTGTACCTATGCAATCCAATCACACGTGAGCATATTGCTCTTCCCAGGATTGAAGGCACTGTCGAGTATCCTGACATTTCTGAGTACGGGTTTGGAGTTAGCAGGATAAGTGGCCAATACAAAGTGCTTAGGAATGTCCGCAGGCGTTCGCAAGATCGCCAGGCAGCGCCAGACTCTACCACTCAGAAATACGAGTGTTTGGTATATACAGTTGGAACAAGGTCGTGGAGAAAGATTCAACCAGGCAAGCCATTTGGACATTTTCACTCTTCATTTAGCTTGTTCTTGAATGGAAATCTTCATGGGTTCAGAAACAGTGAAAACTACTCCAACATGTTAATTTCTTGTTTCGATCTTGAAACTGAATCTTTTAAGCCCTTTCCTCCACCTCCACCGCCACTAGATTCACCAGGTTTTGGCACCTTGGGAATTCTCGATGATTGCTTGTGTTACATAGATAATAGCTCACAAGATGTAGATATTCTTGTTATATGGATGATGAAAGAGTATGGGGTGAAGGAATCTTGGACTAAGCAACTTGTTATTGAAGCAGGAGGCTTTGTTGgtttattttacgagtcgattTATCCTGTCAAAGTGTTTAAAGATGGTGACATCTTGTTTAATTATCAAAATGTCGAGCTGTTCTATTTCAGCAAAAAGACCAAAACTTGTGAAGAGCTTGATTTTGTTAATCAGGATGAGCGTGGCAGGATCGAAGCCATACCTCACAACTCGAGCTTTCTGTCACTCAAGAGTTTCGACGGTGAAAACGTAGAACTGTTCTCGTAA